A stretch of the Bacillus sp. FJAT-18017 genome encodes the following:
- a CDS encoding purine-cytosine permease family protein, which yields MSLNQTLEIKEEKDDYSFEQVPVEKRNMGWFSVTNITFGIATAIFYFQTGSVMALQFGAMNAIISAIYAIVIAGLLGTVIAYLSAKSGMNVNLMSRQGFGYIGASLTSLIYASNFIMYCAFEGMILVTAVHAYFPQIPLWLLIVVFGSIVIPLNWFGIKQLDKLQKWSLPIFGIFLIITIIVAFNTPSSFNGQFWTYLPDGVQIGGTALLLCIGMQHGIMGLTALIASDYARFLKPKDIKIGSIMIGFIPQVFCFGIMGLLGIWFGVTLAESNPGVYIVTLLGLGGVVFTMLTQLRINITNIYSASLSLSNFFENVFHFKPDRRFWVVISAVVSMALMLGGILDHLASAMTFQGVLLMAWAAILVTDALVVKKMLKIVPKEYEASQEKLYKWNPAGVVPLLISSVIGTIAALGYMGTFLQNTATFFAAILASILTVVVAVKTKGKYYSKNLANVKDIQQKKERPIYNSPKERTN from the coding sequence ATGAGTTTGAATCAGACATTGGAGATTAAAGAAGAAAAAGACGATTATTCATTTGAACAGGTTCCGGTAGAAAAACGGAATATGGGGTGGTTTAGTGTAACCAATATAACGTTTGGTATCGCCACCGCAATTTTTTATTTTCAAACAGGTAGTGTTATGGCACTTCAGTTTGGCGCAATGAACGCCATTATTTCAGCCATTTATGCCATCGTGATTGCAGGACTTTTAGGTACAGTCATTGCCTATTTATCCGCGAAATCAGGGATGAACGTAAATCTAATGTCTAGACAGGGTTTTGGATATATTGGTGCTTCGTTAACCTCCTTAATTTACGCATCCAATTTCATCATGTATTGTGCATTCGAAGGTATGATTCTCGTTACCGCTGTACATGCATATTTCCCCCAAATTCCATTATGGCTTCTAATTGTCGTTTTTGGATCAATTGTTATTCCTCTAAATTGGTTCGGTATAAAACAATTAGACAAGCTGCAAAAATGGTCATTACCGATCTTCGGTATCTTCTTAATTATCACAATAATCGTCGCGTTCAATACCCCATCTTCATTCAATGGGCAATTTTGGACTTATCTGCCGGATGGCGTTCAAATCGGCGGAACAGCATTACTTTTATGTATAGGAATGCAGCATGGCATTATGGGGTTAACAGCTTTAATCGCATCAGATTATGCGCGTTTTCTTAAACCTAAGGATATTAAAATTGGGTCAATTATGATTGGATTCATTCCACAAGTTTTCTGTTTTGGTATCATGGGTTTACTCGGAATCTGGTTTGGTGTAACGTTGGCGGAATCAAACCCAGGAGTATACATTGTCACACTTCTTGGACTAGGCGGAGTCGTATTTACAATGTTAACGCAATTACGTATTAACATTACAAATATTTATAGTGCTTCCTTGTCATTGTCCAACTTTTTTGAGAATGTATTTCATTTCAAACCTGATCGACGTTTTTGGGTTGTTATCTCAGCTGTCGTATCGATGGCGTTAATGCTTGGAGGCATTTTGGATCACTTAGCCAGTGCGATGACCTTCCAGGGAGTTCTCCTAATGGCGTGGGCAGCTATTTTAGTCACGGATGCATTAGTCGTGAAAAAAATGTTAAAGATTGTCCCGAAAGAATATGAAGCGAGTCAAGAAAAATTATATAAATGGAATCCAGCTGGGGTTGTTCCGCTGCTTATCTCAAGTGTGATTGGAACCATCGCGGCACTAGGATACATGGGTACGTTCCTGCAAAATACAGCAACTTTCTTTGCTGCCATATTAGCTTCAATTCTTACAGTAGTCGTAGCGGTTAAAACAAAAGGCAAATACTACAGTAAAAATTTAGCTAACGTAAAGGATATTCAACAA